In Silene latifolia isolate original U9 population chromosome X, ASM4854445v1, whole genome shotgun sequence, the following proteins share a genomic window:
- the LOC141617844 gene encoding uncharacterized protein LOC141617844: MQNINLVTSTPGYPKANGQAESSNKVVINCLKKKLKSRRGRWAEELLLVLWADKTTLITPTGQTPYFLVYGCETVIPVEVHMPTSRYSLNNIEVNNSLMQDSLVLTEELRDAAKIRIASYQQTVARRYNKNVKIRVFKEGDSVLRKVFPNKKEKTAGKLTP; encoded by the exons ATGCAG AATATCAACCTGGTGACTTCAACTCCTGGCTACCCAAAAGcaaatggccaggctgaatcaagcaacaaggtagtcatcaACTGCCTGAAAAAGAAGCTAAAGAgtagacgaggcagatgggctgaagagcttcTATTAGTGCTATGGGCAGACAAGACAACTCTAATAACgccaacaggccaaacaccctatttcttggtgtatggctgtgaaacAGTCATTCCTGTAGAAGTACATATGCCAACTTCAAGATACAGCCTAAACAACATAGAAGTAAATAACAGCCTGATGCAGGACAGCCTCGTCCTGACAGAAGAATTGAGAgatgctgccaaaatcaggatagcATCATATCAACAAACAGTAGCTAGAcgctacaacaaaaatgtcaaaatcAGAGTTTTTAAAGAAGGAGACTCAGTTCTACGAAAagtattcccaaacaaaaaagaaaaaacagcAGGCAAACTAACCCCTTAA